In the genome of Helicobacteraceae bacterium, one region contains:
- a CDS encoding acyltransferase codes for MLYRKEIDGLRAVAVASVVLFHADFTWIKGGFIGVDIFFVISGYLITTIIIKELDEKTFSIASFYERRARRILPALFVMLLCVAPIAYFTLLPDQLERLSKSAISSLLFTSNYFFWIHTEYFGPQSNQEPLLHTWSLAVEEQYYLLFPLAATLIWKLCVGFKKGALYRLRYAFFIALILIAVTLSLAYSEVWVRLSGSPRLFYDTIARVWELLFGSLCATYLSRYRKSDPPRLIAETCSLLGFALIVGSCLRIDESPYPSRFAPIAAIGAVLVILFVSPYTTIARTLGSKWLVGVGLISYSLYLWHWIIFAFARIYGVQSAGAFLSLIALSLAIAYLSWRYIEKPFRNQAFLSRKQVFALSFAGAALIGVVGGGGAISKGAPWRFNTDEIDLFTTLSARTNYVTNRYDAPYKRIGFSDDNRTKVLIIGDSFSQDFYNIILEAGFFGDAEFCASYVAAICQVYRGEEDPFAFIDKANKPLCEARVYNDRFVSLQDRLLSRADIVIFAANWAKWSAERLTRTIDNMRIAQTTTIIVIGSKNFGAIDVKNYLDIPLKERSLLRNEVSAGYLESNAIMKEAFANQTRVKFIDLRAALCGEESSSCPIFTPEGLLISYDGAHLTEAGAKHIGSLLANNPTFAPFKAQNR; via the coding sequence ATGCTTTATCGCAAAGAAATAGACGGGTTGCGCGCCGTCGCCGTCGCGTCCGTCGTATTGTTTCACGCCGATTTTACGTGGATAAAAGGCGGCTTTATCGGCGTAGATATTTTTTTCGTTATAAGCGGATACCTGATAACGACGATCATCATAAAAGAGCTTGACGAAAAAACCTTCTCGATCGCCTCTTTCTACGAACGCAGAGCAAGACGCATTCTGCCCGCGTTGTTTGTTATGCTTCTGTGCGTCGCGCCGATCGCGTATTTCACTCTTTTGCCCGATCAATTAGAACGCTTATCTAAAAGCGCGATCAGCTCGCTGCTGTTTACGTCGAATTATTTTTTCTGGATACATACCGAATACTTTGGACCGCAATCGAATCAAGAGCCGCTACTGCATACGTGGAGCTTGGCGGTCGAAGAGCAATACTATCTGCTTTTTCCGCTCGCGGCGACGTTAATTTGGAAGTTGTGCGTCGGTTTCAAAAAGGGAGCTTTATATCGTTTAAGATACGCTTTTTTTATAGCGCTTATTTTAATCGCCGTTACGCTAAGTCTAGCCTATTCGGAAGTTTGGGTTCGTCTAAGCGGAAGCCCTAGGCTGTTTTATGATACTATCGCTCGCGTTTGGGAGCTACTTTTTGGTTCGCTGTGCGCGACGTATTTATCGCGTTACCGCAAGAGCGATCCGCCGCGTTTAATAGCTGAAACTTGCTCTTTATTAGGCTTTGCGCTGATAGTCGGATCGTGTCTAAGGATCGACGAATCGCCCTATCCCAGCCGCTTTGCGCCAATAGCCGCGATCGGCGCGGTTTTGGTTATTCTATTCGTCTCGCCCTATACTACGATCGCTCGGACGCTCGGCTCTAAATGGTTAGTAGGCGTAGGGCTGATCAGTTACAGCCTCTATTTATGGCATTGGATTATATTTGCGTTCGCTCGTATTTACGGCGTTCAATCCGCGGGCGCTTTCTTATCGTTAATAGCGCTCTCGTTAGCGATCGCCTATCTCTCTTGGCGCTATATTGAAAAACCCTTTAGAAACCAAGCTTTTTTAAGCCGCAAACAGGTTTTTGCCCTTTCGTTCGCGGGAGCGGCGTTGATTGGAGTTGTGGGGGGGGGGGGGGCGATATCAAAAGGAGCGCCTTGGCGGTTTAATACGGACGAAATCGATCTGTTTACAACCTTAAGCGCGAGAACAAATTACGTTACCAATCGCTACGACGCGCCATATAAACGAATAGGCTTTAGCGACGATAATCGGACAAAAGTTTTAATTATCGGCGATAGCTTCTCGCAAGATTTTTATAATATTATTTTGGAAGCCGGTTTTTTCGGCGACGCTGAATTTTGCGCGAGCTACGTCGCGGCGATTTGTCAGGTTTATAGAGGCGAAGAGGATCCGTTCGCGTTTATCGACAAAGCCAATAAACCGCTATGCGAGGCAAGGGTATATAACGATCGGTTTGTATCGCTTCAAGATAGGCTTTTGTCGCGGGCGGATATAGTTATTTTTGCGGCAAACTGGGCAAAGTGGTCGGCGGAACGTCTAACGCGGACGATCGATAATATGCGCATCGCGCAAACGACGACAATTATCGTGATAGGAAGCAAAAACTTCGGCGCGATCGACGTAAAAAATTATTTAGATATTCCGCTTAAAGAGCGATCTCTCTTACGCAACGAGGTCTCGGCGGGCTACTTAGAGAGCAACGCGATTATGAAAGAGGCGTTTGCAAACCAGACGAGGGTAAAGTTTATCGATCTGCGCGCCGCTCTTTGCGGCGAGGAGTCCTCCTCCTGCCCGATTTTTACTCCCGAAGGACTGCTGATCTCCTACGACGGCGCGCATTTGACCGAAGCGGGGGCAAAGCATATAGGTTCGCTCTTAGCGAATAATCCGACCTTCGCGCCATTTAAGGCGCAAAATCGCTAA